In the genome of Mucilaginibacter defluvii, one region contains:
- a CDS encoding TerB family tellurite resistance protein — translation MKKILCSVLLIAGFSGLLPQTTKAQSIADCITQLTLNYQKLASLKNILNQMYTGYQVLNKGYNAVKGVAQGNFNLHEVFLDGLYLVSPAVRKYPRVSDIISDQAALVSEYRKASGEFNRSGHFNPEELSYMMAVYDHLADASLKNISDLAMIMTNSQMRMSDAERLTAIDRIFLDSRTQLSYLRKFNSDAGRLAQQRAVALGEKQIVQSLYGINP, via the coding sequence ATGAAAAAGATCCTGTGCAGCGTGCTGCTGATCGCAGGGTTTAGCGGCCTGCTGCCGCAAACTACCAAAGCGCAGTCCATCGCCGATTGCATTACCCAGCTGACGCTGAATTACCAGAAGCTGGCCAGCCTGAAGAATATCCTGAACCAAATGTACACCGGTTACCAGGTATTGAACAAAGGTTACAATGCCGTCAAAGGCGTGGCGCAGGGCAATTTTAACCTGCACGAGGTTTTCCTGGACGGACTGTACCTCGTCAGTCCCGCCGTCCGGAAATACCCGCGGGTCAGCGACATCATCAGTGACCAGGCCGCGCTTGTCAGTGAATACCGGAAGGCCTCCGGCGAGTTCAACCGCAGTGGTCATTTTAACCCGGAAGAGCTGTCCTACATGATGGCGGTCTATGATCATCTTGCCGATGCCAGCCTGAAGAACATCAGCGACCTGGCCATGATCATGACCAATAGCCAGATGCGTATGAGCGATGCCGAACGTCTGACCGCCATTGACCGCATTTTTCTGGACAGCCGGACACAGCTGAGCTACCTGCGTAAGTTCAACAGTGATGCCGGTCGGCTGGCGCAACAGCGTGCCGTCGCACTCGGTGAAAAACAAATTGTTCAAAGCCTTTACGGCATCAATCCTTAG
- a CDS encoding conjugal transfer protein TraI → MKNKLKMLLAGALFCLASLIPPKAQAQIPIVDLIKGAIKKVIVAIDINVQRLQNKTIALQNAAQQVENTLHLNSLNGINDWLNKEKDLYKGYYEELSRVRKLIAGYQAIRSIIGQQAQIVSEYRRASALFKSDRHFRPEELRYMDNIYSGILEESMRNLDGLVVTISDLASQMNDSDRITRIAETARAMQTNLDHLRRFNQQNAQLSLARSLDGRDRAGVKKMYNIR, encoded by the coding sequence ATGAAGAATAAACTGAAAATGCTGTTGGCCGGGGCCTTGTTTTGCCTCGCCAGCCTGATCCCGCCCAAAGCGCAAGCGCAGATTCCCATCGTCGACCTCATCAAGGGGGCGATCAAAAAAGTGATCGTCGCCATCGACATCAATGTACAACGTTTGCAGAACAAGACCATCGCCCTGCAGAACGCTGCGCAACAGGTGGAGAACACTTTGCACCTCAACAGCCTGAACGGCATCAACGATTGGCTGAACAAGGAAAAGGATCTTTATAAAGGCTACTACGAAGAGCTGTCCAGGGTACGCAAACTCATCGCCGGCTACCAGGCCATCCGTTCCATCATCGGGCAGCAGGCACAGATCGTCAGCGAATACCGCCGCGCCAGCGCCTTGTTCAAAAGCGACCGCCATTTTCGCCCGGAGGAACTCCGCTACATGGACAATATCTACAGCGGTATCCTGGAGGAAAGCATGAGAAACCTCGACGGTCTGGTCGTGACCATCAGTGACCTCGCCAGTCAGATGAACGATTCCGACCGGATCACACGCATCGCTGAAACCGCCCGCGCTATGCAGACCAACCTCGATCACCTGCGCCGCTTCAATCAGCAAAATGCGCAGCTCAGTCTCGCGCGGTCATTGGACGGACGCGACCGCGCCGGGGTCAAAAAAATGTATAACATCCGCTAA
- a CDS encoding TraG family conjugative transposon ATPase, with product MEKQLKDILPILAIEQDAILSKQGEVTLGFRLTLPEIFTLSDEDHETLHQAWIKAIRVLPKDSVLHKQDWFLERPVKPAAQDSSFLNEAADRHFAGRAYLNHDSLVYLTRKPQGRKPSTSLFSNLIRPTLIPRDLLGAQAIREFREIAQQFRRLLEDTRLITLTPLKTADLQSQLKKNGLVESYCFLSEHADQQLYQDVDLTNGIKIGNRQVQIFTLGDAEDLPPQCGSRLTYAPYSTDKTRFPVSFAARLGLLLGTSHIYNQYVLVGDARETLKQLEKKRLRLQSLSAYSRENAISLEATNAFLNEAISQQRLPVKAHFNIMVWSDNAEKLQAKANQVVSALAALDASAKPETDGAAQLWWAGIPGNAADLPVNDTFDTFAEQAACFFNVESNYQSCPPEQGIRFCDRLSNRPVFTDLFDAPRAKGITSNMGTLVCGTSGGGKSMTTNHLLSSLYDQGAHCVTVDIGGSYKGLCDLVGGYYFTYTEENPIRFNPFYLSPGETLDTEKKESLKALLVSLWKGENETFERAEYVAISNALQGYYGQLAKDKTLFPCFDTFYEYLEKDYVGILKEHRVKATAFDVDTFLYVLRPYYKGGEFDYLLNARENLDLLGQRFVVFELDQIKDNPILFPVTALIITTLFISKMRRLAGVRKVLTIDEAWKAIAKAGMAEFLRYAFKTIRKFNGVPIVITQELDDLISSPIIKDAIINNADIKILMDMRKFQGKFDKLQDTLGLSDKGKTILLSVNKDDREIFIDIGGQEQKVYRNELCPEEYYAFTTEGKERVAVQEHAERYGSMEKGIAALIAGKSKPKDHEE from the coding sequence ATGGAAAAACAATTGAAAGACATACTCCCGATCCTTGCCATCGAGCAGGATGCCATCCTGAGCAAACAGGGCGAGGTCACCCTCGGCTTCCGCCTGACTTTGCCCGAGATATTTACCCTGTCGGATGAAGATCACGAGACCCTGCACCAGGCCTGGATCAAAGCCATACGGGTGCTGCCGAAAGACAGCGTATTGCACAAACAGGACTGGTTTTTGGAACGCCCGGTCAAACCCGCCGCACAGGATAGCAGTTTTCTGAACGAAGCCGCCGACCGCCATTTTGCCGGGCGGGCTTACCTCAATCATGACAGCCTCGTTTACCTGACCCGTAAACCGCAGGGGCGTAAACCCTCGACCTCGCTGTTCTCCAACCTGATCAGGCCGACACTCATTCCCCGCGACTTGCTGGGCGCACAAGCCATCCGTGAGTTCCGCGAGATCGCGCAGCAGTTCCGCCGCCTGCTGGAAGATACCCGGCTGATCACGCTGACACCACTGAAGACCGCCGACCTCCAAAGCCAGCTCAAAAAGAACGGCCTGGTCGAAAGTTACTGCTTTCTGTCCGAACACGCGGACCAGCAACTGTACCAGGATGTGGATCTGACGAATGGCATAAAGATCGGCAACCGCCAGGTCCAGATCTTCACGCTCGGCGATGCGGAAGACCTGCCGCCGCAATGCGGCTCCCGGCTGACCTATGCGCCATATTCCACGGATAAGACCCGTTTCCCCGTCAGCTTCGCCGCCCGGCTCGGCCTGTTGCTCGGCACCAGCCATATCTATAACCAGTATGTGCTGGTCGGCGATGCCCGCGAGACCCTTAAGCAACTGGAAAAGAAACGCCTGCGCCTGCAGTCGCTGTCGGCCTATTCCCGCGAGAATGCCATTTCGCTGGAAGCGACCAACGCCTTTCTGAACGAGGCCATCAGCCAGCAGCGCCTGCCCGTCAAAGCCCATTTCAATATCATGGTCTGGTCGGACAATGCCGAGAAACTACAGGCCAAGGCCAACCAGGTCGTTTCCGCCCTGGCCGCCCTGGACGCCTCGGCCAAACCCGAGACCGACGGGGCCGCCCAATTGTGGTGGGCCGGCATTCCCGGCAATGCCGCCGACCTGCCGGTCAACGACACCTTTGACACCTTCGCCGAACAGGCCGCCTGTTTCTTCAATGTCGAAAGTAATTACCAAAGTTGCCCGCCCGAACAGGGCATCCGCTTCTGCGACCGATTGAGCAACCGCCCGGTCTTTACCGACCTTTTCGACGCACCGCGCGCCAAAGGCATCACCTCCAATATGGGTACCCTCGTCTGCGGCACTTCCGGCGGCGGTAAATCCATGACCACCAACCACCTGTTGAGTTCGCTTTATGACCAGGGTGCACATTGTGTGACCGTCGATATCGGCGGCAGTTATAAAGGCCTTTGCGACCTCGTGGGCGGTTATTATTTTACGTACACCGAAGAGAACCCCATCCGCTTCAATCCTTTCTACCTGTCGCCCGGCGAAACGCTGGACACGGAGAAAAAGGAAAGTTTGAAAGCTTTATTGGTTTCCTTATGGAAAGGTGAGAACGAAACTTTCGAGCGTGCTGAATACGTGGCGATCTCCAATGCCCTGCAAGGGTATTACGGGCAACTGGCCAAAGACAAAACGCTGTTTCCCTGCTTCGATACTTTTTATGAATACCTCGAAAAAGATTACGTCGGGATACTCAAGGAACACCGCGTCAAGGCGACCGCATTCGATGTCGATACCTTTCTGTATGTCCTGCGCCCTTATTATAAAGGCGGGGAATTTGATTACTTATTAAATGCCCGCGAGAATCTCGACCTGCTGGGGCAGCGCTTCGTGGTCTTCGAGCTGGATCAAATTAAGGATAACCCCATTCTTTTCCCGGTCACGGCACTCATTATTACCACTTTATTCATCTCCAAGATGCGCCGTTTGGCAGGTGTGCGTAAAGTACTGACCATCGACGAAGCCTGGAAGGCCATCGCCAAGGCCGGTATGGCCGAATTCCTGCGCTACGCGTTCAAGACCATTCGCAAATTCAACGGGGTGCCCATCGTCATCACCCAGGAACTGGACGACCTGATCAGTTCGCCGATCATCAAGGACGCCATTATCAACAACGCCGACATCAAGATCCTGATGGATATGCGCAAATTCCAGGGCAAGTTCGATAAGCTGCAAGACACGCTTGGCCTGTCGGACAAGGGCAAGACCATTCTGCTTTCCGTGAACAAGGACGACCGGGAGATATTCATCGACATCGGCGGGCAGGAACAAAAGGTCTATCGCAACGAACTCTGTCCCGAAGAATATTACGCTTTCACCACCGAAGGCAAGGAACGCGTCGCTGTCCAGGAACATGCCGAACGCTATGGCAGCATGGAAAAAGGTATCGCTGCACTCATCGCCGGCAAATCAAAACCCAAAGATCATGAAGAATAA
- a CDS encoding DUF4133 domain-containing protein, protein MNNSIYTINKGINNSIEFRGLRAQYIWYFAGLVIVLLILFAVLYICGAGTAICLCTCGGGAIIGSKKIFGLSKKYGEHGLMKALAKKRLPRVLKSYGRRSFQQLAGKDIRS, encoded by the coding sequence ATGAACAACAGCATCTATACCATCAACAAAGGCATCAACAACAGCATCGAGTTCCGCGGGCTGCGGGCGCAATACATCTGGTATTTCGCCGGCCTGGTCATCGTCCTGCTCATCCTCTTCGCCGTCCTCTATATCTGCGGTGCAGGCACCGCGATCTGTCTGTGTACCTGCGGCGGCGGAGCCATCATCGGCAGCAAAAAGATCTTCGGCCTGAGCAAAAAATACGGTGAGCACGGCCTGATGAAAGCACTCGCCAAAAAACGCCTGCCCCGCGTACTCAAATCCTACGGGCGCCGGTCATTCCAACAATTAGCCGGAAAGGACATACGATCATGA
- a CDS encoding helicase-related protein, protein MAFNTLHKLRGNIDALRIALNYKDGDTLGSDQLDTLRAYAGFGGIKAVLYPAGERSEWEKRGASKADLQLYPSMMEFHQLLKDQLDEPGYRRAISDVRESILTAFYTPEIVPRTLYATLKENGIEPKRLYEPSSGAGIYISEAITAFPGLQSINAIEKDSLTGKVLTALVSANTVPTQVQIKGLEQTDKSENGQYDLIASNIPFGNHKVFDPDHRDPAIAGSIHNYFFAKGLDKLADGGIMAFLTTDAFLNTPGNQDAREYLFKRADLISVAIMPDNLMKDSANTEAPSHLVIVQKNEHKQWLSEDEQLALSTRTESNEFGEYPVNVYLHGEVDRAIMADTIQPGTNQYGKARAEHRQNGDMELIAAKLQENISDGIRTHLNREAFKKAQNSLQDKQGVAIGQEQKPKLHYLPMPEAKEQTAPVQLGLFDTGPAEMANRALDYIIASDKGTVSPNTARILGTITTADEPGHDLLVLLTARERTGKQFLYMLCANFRENPFPTNWMNGTRFAEEIKGVAAILQRFNHDYSFHGDQSLKEHFQFGKNAVQYFPHLHEYHQAGSLVVLQGKAGTLSQLNEARTQAVFEPLKEQKDAGFYAYYTQVRDSYLLLADKESAANTERADLRHSLNVNYRHFTERYGQLNRPNNRRLILADEQFGFKVLSSVERKEGEQFVAADILQHPIFHKQEELKTDDPVAALARCLNDKGKVEPAYIAHLSGLSEEEAIIALHRHICLNPAGPNWETADQYLSGNVVQKLAVAEQAVADHPEDPQIAQSLQEIKRVQPEPIPFELLDFNLGERWFPTRYYERFASDFFELPVTINYMPSGDTFKVKTEGTNVKVNQEFAITPKESSRKTYGYTLLEHALENTSPYFSYEVSLGEGKTKRYPDNEAIQLAHQKIEQIRTGFVNWLGDLPAEEKAFIHKLYNDTFNCYVLREYKGDHLTFPGLDKKALGIEDLYDSQKNAAWRIVQNRGALIDHEVGLGKTLTMIVAAQEMKRLSIVHKPMILALKANVKQIADTYAKAYPQARVLAPGENDFTPDKRLRLFHEIKNNNWDCIILTHDQFGKIPQSPAIQMQIFAKELEHVEADLATLELEGGQISRRMLKGLEVRKTNLQAKLQGLEADINEKKDKGIDFKEMGVDHLFIDESHKFKNLTFTTRHDRVAGLGNMEGSQKALNMLFAVRTLQQKFDADLCVTFLSGTPISNSLTEMYLIFKYLRPKEMERQHIENFDGWAAVFAKKTTDFEFSVTNEIIAKERFRHFIKVPELALFYNEITDYKTAKHIALDKPGLDERLIPIKPSPDQEDFIGRLMAFAKDGDATLLGRPPLTESEDKGRMLIATNYAKKMSADMRLVSDHRYEDHPNHKVNVCARHLSEVWNESAGQRGTQIVFCDIGTPKPGQFNLYDALKTKLINDFNIPAAQITFIHDWTDKRKPELFKKMNRGEIRVLIGSTEKAGTGLNVQERVVAMHHLDIPWKPSELEQRNGRGSRQGNKLAKSHFNNQVRNFIYAVEQSLDNYKFNLLKNKQTFIAQMKNCELNVRTIDEGAIDEKSGMNFSEYVAILSGDTSLLEKTKLEKKIAVTESLRVAHFREQHKAKYTLENLVQEQESTQKTLKTLLSDQSAYHAVLKKEKDGSKSNPIKLKEVQSADTKNIGGYLINLYRKWQPKDGEDNQKQIGELYGFKLFIRHAREQGFAEGKLFENRYNVLYAERPGSSVHYTASSGAPNTDNAKSAARYFLNAIDKVDNLVEKYQKDAKEQAEQIPQMQALLDKPFAQEKELIVMKSELNVLEKEITRKIQAKQEEQQQANGRTVESEVKAVDLKPATMAEEINVVKRAKGVRI, encoded by the coding sequence ATGGCCTTTAACACCCTGCATAAACTCCGCGGCAACATCGACGCCCTCCGTATCGCCCTGAACTACAAGGACGGCGATACCCTGGGCAGCGACCAGCTTGACACCCTGCGCGCCTACGCCGGCTTTGGCGGCATCAAAGCCGTCTTATATCCGGCAGGTGAACGCAGCGAATGGGAGAAACGGGGCGCATCCAAAGCCGACCTGCAGCTTTACCCATCCATGATGGAATTTCATCAATTGTTAAAAGACCAACTGGACGAACCCGGCTACCGACGGGCCATCAGCGACGTACGCGAAAGCATCCTGACCGCGTTCTACACCCCGGAGATCGTACCGCGCACCCTGTATGCCACTCTCAAAGAGAACGGCATCGAGCCCAAACGCCTGTACGAACCCAGCAGCGGTGCCGGTATTTATATCAGCGAAGCTATCACCGCCTTTCCAGGCTTGCAAAGTATCAACGCTATTGAAAAAGACAGCCTGACCGGCAAAGTGCTCACCGCACTGGTATCGGCCAATACCGTACCCACACAGGTGCAGATCAAAGGCCTCGAACAGACCGACAAAAGCGAAAATGGTCAATATGACCTCATCGCCAGTAATATCCCTTTCGGTAACCACAAGGTATTTGACCCCGACCACCGCGATCCCGCCATCGCCGGAAGCATCCACAATTACTTCTTTGCCAAAGGGCTGGACAAACTCGCCGATGGCGGCATCATGGCCTTCCTGACCACCGACGCCTTTTTGAACACCCCGGGTAACCAGGACGCAAGGGAGTACCTGTTCAAACGCGCCGACCTGATCAGTGTCGCCATCATGCCCGATAACCTCATGAAGGACAGCGCCAATACCGAAGCGCCCAGCCACCTGGTCATCGTGCAAAAGAACGAACATAAGCAATGGCTCAGCGAGGACGAACAGCTTGCCCTTTCGACCCGCACCGAAAGCAATGAATTCGGCGAATACCCCGTCAATGTCTACCTGCATGGAGAGGTTGACCGGGCCATCATGGCCGATACTATTCAACCTGGCACCAACCAGTACGGTAAGGCCAGAGCCGAACACCGGCAGAACGGCGACATGGAACTCATTGCCGCCAAACTTCAGGAAAACATCAGTGATGGCATCCGGACACATCTCAACAGGGAAGCTTTTAAAAAAGCCCAGAATAGCCTTCAAGACAAGCAAGGCGTAGCAATAGGACAGGAACAAAAGCCAAAGCTCCATTACCTGCCCATGCCCGAAGCCAAAGAACAAACCGCCCCCGTGCAACTCGGCCTTTTCGATACCGGCCCCGCCGAAATGGCCAACCGGGCCTTGGACTATATCATTGCGTCCGACAAAGGAACGGTCAGTCCCAATACCGCGCGTATCCTCGGTACCATCACCACGGCCGATGAACCCGGCCATGATCTCCTTGTCCTGCTTACCGCGCGGGAACGCACCGGCAAACAATTCCTGTATATGCTCTGCGCCAACTTCCGGGAGAACCCTTTTCCCACCAATTGGATGAACGGTACCCGTTTTGCGGAGGAGATCAAAGGGGTAGCCGCCATTTTGCAGCGCTTCAACCACGATTACAGTTTCCACGGGGACCAAAGCCTTAAGGAACATTTCCAGTTCGGAAAGAACGCCGTCCAGTATTTTCCGCACCTGCATGAATATCATCAGGCAGGGAGCCTCGTCGTTCTACAGGGCAAAGCCGGCACCCTCTCGCAGCTGAACGAAGCCCGTACCCAGGCCGTATTCGAGCCATTAAAGGAACAAAAGGATGCCGGGTTCTACGCCTATTATACCCAGGTCCGGGACAGTTACCTTTTATTGGCCGATAAAGAAAGTGCCGCCAACACCGAACGCGCCGACCTTCGCCACAGCCTGAACGTGAACTACCGGCACTTCACGGAACGATACGGCCAGCTCAACCGCCCGAACAACCGTCGCCTGATCCTGGCCGATGAGCAGTTCGGCTTTAAGGTACTATCCTCGGTCGAACGCAAGGAAGGTGAACAGTTCGTGGCAGCAGATATTTTACAGCATCCGATCTTTCATAAACAGGAGGAATTAAAGACTGACGATCCGGTCGCGGCATTGGCCCGATGCCTGAATGACAAGGGAAAAGTGGAACCTGCGTATATCGCCCACCTCAGCGGCCTGAGCGAAGAAGAAGCGATCATTGCTTTACACAGGCATATCTGCCTGAACCCGGCCGGCCCGAACTGGGAAACCGCTGACCAGTACCTGAGTGGTAATGTCGTCCAAAAACTGGCCGTTGCCGAACAGGCCGTTGCGGACCACCCCGAAGACCCGCAGATCGCACAAAGCTTACAGGAGATCAAAAGGGTGCAGCCCGAACCGATCCCCTTCGAGTTGCTCGATTTTAATCTCGGCGAGCGCTGGTTCCCGACCCGGTATTACGAACGTTTCGCCAGCGACTTTTTTGAATTGCCCGTGACCATTAACTATATGCCCTCCGGCGACACCTTCAAGGTAAAAACCGAAGGCACCAATGTCAAGGTCAACCAGGAATTCGCGATCACGCCCAAAGAAAGCAGCCGCAAGACCTATGGCTACACCTTACTGGAACATGCCCTGGAAAATACTTCGCCGTATTTCAGTTACGAGGTCAGTCTCGGCGAAGGGAAGACCAAACGCTACCCCGACAACGAGGCCATCCAACTGGCGCACCAGAAGATCGAACAGATCCGCACCGGTTTCGTGAACTGGCTGGGCGACTTGCCCGCCGAAGAAAAAGCCTTTATCCACAAGCTGTATAACGACACTTTTAATTGCTACGTCCTGCGTGAATACAAAGGCGACCACCTGACCTTCCCCGGACTGGACAAAAAAGCTTTAGGTATCGAAGACCTGTACGATTCACAGAAGAACGCCGCCTGGCGCATCGTTCAGAACCGCGGCGCGCTGATCGACCACGAGGTCGGCTTAGGAAAAACGCTGACCATGATCGTTGCCGCCCAGGAAATGAAACGCCTCAGCATCGTCCATAAACCCATGATCCTGGCACTGAAAGCCAATGTCAAGCAAATAGCCGATACCTATGCCAAAGCCTACCCGCAGGCACGCGTCCTCGCACCCGGTGAGAATGACTTTACACCCGACAAACGCCTGCGCCTCTTTCACGAGATCAAAAACAATAACTGGGACTGCATCATTCTGACGCATGACCAGTTCGGTAAGATCCCGCAGTCACCTGCTATCCAGATGCAAATTTTTGCCAAAGAGCTGGAGCACGTCGAAGCCGACCTCGCCACCCTGGAATTGGAAGGCGGCCAGATCTCCCGGCGCATGCTCAAAGGACTGGAAGTCCGCAAGACCAACCTGCAGGCCAAACTCCAGGGATTGGAAGCGGACATCAACGAGAAAAAGGATAAGGGGATCGATTTTAAAGAAATGGGTGTCGATCACCTTTTTATCGACGAATCCCACAAGTTCAAGAACCTGACCTTTACCACCCGTCATGACCGCGTAGCCGGGCTGGGCAACATGGAAGGCAGCCAAAAGGCGCTCAATATGCTGTTCGCCGTAAGAACGTTGCAACAAAAATTCGATGCCGACCTTTGCGTGACCTTTTTGAGCGGCACACCCATTTCCAACAGCCTCACCGAGATGTACCTCATCTTCAAATACCTGCGGCCAAAGGAAATGGAGCGCCAGCACATCGAGAACTTCGACGGCTGGGCCGCTGTCTTTGCCAAAAAGACCACCGACTTCGAGTTCAGTGTCACCAACGAGATCATCGCCAAAGAACGTTTCCGCCATTTTATCAAGGTACCCGAACTGGCACTGTTCTATAACGAGATCACCGATTACAAGACCGCTAAACACATCGCCCTCGACAAACCCGGTCTGGACGAACGCCTGATCCCGATCAAGCCATCGCCGGATCAGGAAGATTTTATAGGGCGACTGATGGCATTCGCCAAAGATGGCGACGCGACCCTGCTGGGCCGCCCGCCGCTCACAGAATCCGAAGATAAAGGCCGCATGCTCATCGCCACGAACTACGCCAAGAAGATGTCCGCGGACATGCGCCTGGTTAGTGATCACCGTTACGAAGACCATCCGAACCACAAGGTCAATGTCTGCGCCAGGCACCTCTCGGAGGTATGGAACGAGAGCGCCGGTCAGCGCGGCACCCAGATCGTATTCTGCGACATCGGCACCCCAAAGCCCGGCCAGTTCAACTTATACGATGCTTTAAAGACCAAGCTGATCAACGATTTCAATATTCCCGCTGCCCAGATCACCTTTATCCACGACTGGACGGATAAACGCAAGCCCGAACTGTTCAAGAAAATGAACCGGGGTGAGATCCGTGTGCTCATCGGCAGTACCGAAAAAGCCGGTACTGGCCTGAATGTACAGGAACGTGTCGTGGCCATGCACCACCTCGATATTCCCTGGAAACCCTCGGAACTTGAACAGCGTAACGGTCGCGGTTCCCGCCAGGGCAACAAACTGGCCAAAAGCCATTTTAACAACCAGGTCAGGAATTTTATTTATGCCGTCGAGCAGTCGCTGGACAATTACAAGTTCAACCTGCTCAAGAACAAGCAGACCTTCATCGCGCAGATGAAGAACTGCGAACTGAACGTGCGTACCATTGATGAGGGCGCGATCGATGAAAAGAGCGGCATGAATTTTTCCGAATACGTGGCCATCCTTTCGGGCGATACCTCGCTATTAGAAAAAACCAAGCTGGAGAAAAAGATCGCCGTCACCGAAAGCCTGCGCGTAGCGCACTTCCGCGAACAACACAAGGCAAAATACACGCTGGAAAATCTGGTACAGGAACAGGAGAGCACCCAAAAGACACTCAAAACCTTACTGTCCGATCAAAGCGCGTACCATGCCGTACTCAAAAAGGAAAAGGACGGCAGTAAGTCCAATCCCATCAAACTGAAGGAAGTGCAAAGCGCTGACACCAAGAACATCGGTGGCTACCTCATCAACCTGTACCGTAAATGGCAGCCCAAAGACGGTGAAGATAACCAAAAACAGATCGGTGAGCTCTATGGCTTCAAACTCTTTATCCGTCATGCGCGGGAACAGGGTTTTGCCGAAGGTAAACTGTTCGAGAACCGCTATAACGTGCTCTACGCCGAAAGGCCCGGTAGCAGTGTACACTACACGGCGAGTTCCGGCGCGCCGAATACCGATAACGCCAAATCGGCGGCCCGCTATTTTTTGAACGCCATTGACAAGGTGGATAACCTGGTCGAGAAATACCAGAAAGATGCCAAAGAACAAGCCGAACAGATCCCGCAGATGCAGGCCCTGCTCGACAAACCTTTCGCGCAGGAAAAGGAACTGATCGTGATGAAGAGCGAACTCAATGTACTGGAGAAAGAGATCACACGGAAGATACAGGCGAAGCAGGAAGAGCAACAGCAAGCCAATGGCAGAACCGTGGAGTCGGAAGTAAAAGCGGTCGATCTCAAACCGGCGACAATGGCGGAGGAGATCAATGTCGTAAAACGGGCGAAAGGAGTGCGCATATGA
- a CDS encoding DUF1896 family protein encodes MKTLLIGKLHSYMLQHHTDLLIALQEEHRLSHYLSTKVDSVSGLIEQLQTEERPGYVIEALCLEELTRDLRPSRFSWLREVLEAEFPDAYRRFGRSGILTYELINLIGACEPIFEIFQFGEDTEDSNQLRNAITGMIAEYLENQEGA; translated from the coding sequence ATGAAAACATTACTCATCGGCAAGCTGCACAGCTATATGCTCCAGCACCATACCGACCTGCTCATCGCCCTGCAGGAAGAACACCGCCTGAGCCATTACCTCAGCACCAAAGTGGATTCCGTCAGCGGCCTCATCGAGCAACTGCAAACCGAAGAACGTCCCGGCTACGTCATCGAAGCCCTCTGCCTCGAAGAACTCACCCGCGACCTGCGCCCGTCCCGCTTCAGCTGGCTGCGCGAGGTACTCGAAGCCGAGTTCCCCGATGCTTACCGCCGGTTCGGGCGCAGTGGCATCCTCACCTATGAGCTCATCAATCTCATTGGTGCCTGCGAACCCATCTTCGAGATCTTCCAATTCGGCGAAGACACCGAAGACAGCAACCAGCTACGCAATGCCATTACCGGCATGATCGCCGAATACCTCGAAAATCAGGAAGGAGCATAA
- a CDS encoding DUF4134 domain-containing protein, translated as MKKCNRTSWGKALKTIQLAIALIAISLTASAQNGNAGIEQANSQVRSYFESGCNLMYAIGAIVGLIGAVKVYQKWNSGDQDTSKVAAAWFGSCIFLVVVATIIKSFFGI; from the coding sequence ATGAAAAAGTGCAACAGAACATCGTGGGGCAAAGCCCTGAAAACCATCCAACTGGCGATCGCTCTTATCGCCATTAGCCTGACCGCCAGCGCCCAGAACGGCAACGCCGGTATCGAACAGGCCAATTCCCAGGTACGCAGCTATTTTGAAAGCGGGTGTAACCTCATGTACGCCATCGGTGCCATTGTCGGCCTGATCGGTGCTGTCAAGGTCTACCAGAAATGGAATTCCGGTGACCAGGACACCTCCAAAGTGGCCGCCGCCTGGTTCGGTAGCTGCATCTTCCTGGTCGTGGTCGCCACCATCATCAAATCCTTCTTCGGCATTTAA